From a single Methylacidiphilum kamchatkense Kam1 genomic region:
- the atpF gene encoding F0F1 ATP synthase subunit B: MENTLHQLGIEWNKLIAQIINFVIVLWVLNRFAFRPVLKILEQRREKIAESLQNAEKIKQELAAAEEARKEILRKANEQAAMIVAEAQKAAAYQGEKKILEAIEEAKRILKKAEETARLEREKAKEEIRREILNLVIDISSKVIGKTLSAEDQERLKNEVLSKIPQRGEENIFSRN, encoded by the coding sequence ATGGAAAACACTTTACATCAGCTTGGGATTGAGTGGAATAAGCTTATTGCTCAGATTATTAATTTTGTCATCGTGCTGTGGGTGCTGAATCGGTTTGCCTTTCGACCCGTACTAAAAATACTGGAACAAAGGAGAGAAAAAATAGCCGAAAGCCTGCAAAATGCAGAAAAAATCAAACAAGAATTAGCCGCAGCAGAAGAAGCAAGAAAGGAAATCTTGCGTAAAGCAAATGAGCAAGCAGCCATGATTGTTGCTGAAGCACAAAAAGCTGCTGCATATCAGGGAGAGAAAAAAATTCTAGAAGCAATTGAAGAAGCAAAGAGAATCCTTAAAAAAGCTGAAGAGACCGCTCGACTAGAAAGGGAAAAGGCAAAGGAAGAGATACGAAGGGAAATTTTAAACCTTGTCATCGACATTAGTTCAAAAGTTATTGGCAAAACCCTTTCAGCGGAAGATCAGGAACGATTAAAAAATGAGGTCCTCAGCAAAATCCCTCAAAGAGGGGAGGAGAATATTTTTTCTCGTAATTAA
- the argH gene encoding argininosuccinate lyase, whose translation MNADKALWGGRFHEKPSSLFTRFSQSISFDWRLYYQDIQGSIAHARMLEKIGIIDSKESEEIQSALSEISHQIEQGQFQWSMEHEDVHMNIEYALTQKTKAGLKLHTARSRNDQIATTMRMWVKEEVQKIFNLLCRLQAILVQWAEKYTDLVIPGYTHLQRAQPVSIAHQILAYVEMLERDKEKFLACYKSADVLILGSGALAGSSLPLDREYVAKLLGFSKVSENSMDGVSDRDFVLDFLYGGASLGIHLSRFAEDMILWSSSEFGFLELPDSFSSGSSLMPNKKNPDIFELLRGKSARLIANLNRLCILLKSLPLTYNRDLQEDKEPLFDSADTIESSLEILIAMIPELNIKTANCLERAKDPLLFATDITDWLVQRQVPFREAHHKVGELIGYCEKNSILLSEAPESVLSRIHPDLPKVWKELFDPQKSLDRKKTIGAPNPSSVRQRIAHWKERLKTTNAL comes from the coding sequence ATGAATGCTGACAAAGCCCTTTGGGGAGGACGTTTTCATGAAAAACCCTCTTCCTTATTTACTCGTTTTAGCCAATCAATCAGTTTTGATTGGCGATTATACTATCAAGATATCCAAGGCAGTATTGCTCATGCGCGAATGCTTGAAAAAATAGGAATTATCGACTCAAAAGAAAGCGAGGAAATCCAAAGCGCACTATCGGAAATTTCCCATCAAATAGAGCAGGGACAGTTTCAATGGTCGATGGAGCACGAAGATGTTCATATGAACATTGAGTATGCCCTGACTCAAAAAACAAAAGCTGGCTTAAAACTCCATACGGCAAGAAGCAGAAATGACCAAATAGCTACTACTATGCGTATGTGGGTCAAAGAGGAAGTCCAAAAAATTTTCAATCTTCTCTGTCGACTCCAAGCCATACTGGTCCAATGGGCTGAAAAGTATACAGACCTAGTTATTCCTGGCTACACCCATCTCCAGCGGGCTCAACCCGTTTCAATTGCTCATCAGATTCTTGCGTATGTCGAAATGCTCGAAAGAGATAAAGAAAAGTTTTTAGCCTGTTATAAAAGCGCGGATGTTTTAATTTTAGGCAGTGGTGCCTTGGCAGGAAGTAGCCTGCCTTTGGACAGAGAATATGTAGCCAAGTTGTTGGGCTTTAGTAAGGTATCAGAAAATTCAATGGATGGGGTAAGTGATCGCGATTTTGTTCTAGATTTTCTTTATGGAGGAGCATCCTTAGGAATCCATCTTTCGCGGTTTGCTGAAGATATGATTCTTTGGTCGAGTAGTGAATTTGGCTTTTTAGAATTACCTGATTCCTTTTCGTCTGGTTCTAGTCTGATGCCTAATAAAAAAAATCCGGACATTTTTGAACTACTCCGTGGGAAATCAGCACGATTGATCGCTAATCTCAATAGATTATGCATCCTATTGAAATCGTTACCTTTGACTTACAACCGGGATCTGCAAGAGGATAAAGAACCTTTATTTGATTCTGCTGATACAATTGAAAGCAGTCTTGAAATTCTTATAGCCATGATACCGGAACTAAACATTAAGACGGCTAATTGTTTGGAACGAGCGAAAGATCCCCTTCTATTTGCCACAGACATTACTGATTGGCTTGTGCAAAGGCAGGTTCCCTTTAGGGAAGCTCATCATAAAGTTGGTGAACTCATTGGTTATTGCGAAAAAAATTCCATTTTATTATCAGAGGCGCCAGAGTCAGTTTTATCTCGGATCCATCCGGATCTTCCTAAGGTTTGGAAAGAGCTTTTTGATCCACAAAAATCTTTGGATAGAAAAAAAACCATCGGGGCTCCTAACCCAAGTTCTGTCAGGCAAAGGATCGCACATTGGAAAGAGCGGCTAAAAACGACCAATGCTTTATAA
- the atpA gene encoding F0F1 ATP synthase subunit alpha, translating to MDIPLLQEIEEKISELKFEIGKTNVGIVREIGDGVVKIEGLSDAGMNEVIEFPQRLDEFGQPIRALCLNLEETEVGGVVLGNYLAIREGDEVRTTGQLLRVPVGKELLGRVINPLGQPLDGRGPILASTTYPMERIAPGIIKRRSVNQPVQTGIIAIDAMIPIGRGQRELIIGDRSTGKTTIAIDTIINQARLNKAYENEKNYRPLYSIYVAVGQKNSNISRVIDTLEKYGALPYSIVVVAAASDPVTLQYLAPFAGTAIGEWFMENGMDALIVYDDLSKHAAAYRQISLVLKRPSGREAYPGDIFYLHSRLLERSARLNEANGGGSLTALPIIETQAGDVSAYIPTNVISITDGQIYLETDLFYQGIRPAINVGLSVSRVGSSAQIKAVKQVAGKIKLELAQFRELAAFAQFATDLDPATKAKLDRGSRIVEVFKQSQYSPVSVELQVAVLWAVQNGYFDKIPLDKVKQTQTRLVDYLESREPTILEAIKTKKALDDDIIKSLRGALDNFFQSLVE from the coding sequence ATGGATATTCCCTTACTCCAAGAAATAGAGGAAAAAATATCGGAACTTAAATTTGAAATAGGGAAAACGAACGTTGGTATCGTTAGGGAAATTGGTGATGGGGTTGTAAAAATTGAGGGGCTTAGCGACGCAGGGATGAACGAAGTTATAGAATTTCCCCAACGATTGGACGAATTTGGACAGCCAATAAGAGCACTTTGTTTAAACTTAGAAGAAACAGAAGTGGGCGGTGTCGTTCTTGGAAACTACCTAGCAATTCGGGAGGGAGATGAAGTAAGAACAACCGGCCAGCTACTTCGGGTTCCTGTTGGAAAAGAACTTTTAGGAAGGGTGATCAATCCCCTTGGCCAACCACTTGATGGCAGAGGACCTATATTGGCAAGCACAACCTATCCCATGGAAAGAATAGCTCCTGGGATTATCAAGCGCAGAAGTGTTAATCAACCAGTACAAACGGGAATTATTGCTATCGATGCAATGATCCCAATTGGTAGAGGCCAAAGAGAGCTTATTATTGGAGATCGGTCTACTGGAAAGACAACCATTGCTATTGATACTATTATTAATCAAGCACGTCTGAACAAAGCCTATGAAAATGAGAAAAACTATAGGCCATTGTATAGTATTTATGTTGCTGTAGGGCAGAAAAATTCAAATATATCTAGAGTTATTGATACTTTAGAAAAATATGGTGCGCTGCCTTATTCTATTGTTGTCGTAGCTGCTGCTTCAGATCCGGTTACTTTGCAATACCTCGCTCCATTTGCTGGGACAGCTATTGGGGAATGGTTTATGGAAAATGGAATGGATGCCTTAATTGTATATGATGATTTATCGAAGCATGCGGCTGCATATAGACAAATTTCACTTGTTTTAAAACGCCCCTCAGGAAGAGAAGCTTATCCGGGCGACATATTCTATCTTCATTCCAGGTTACTAGAACGATCAGCTAGACTAAATGAAGCAAATGGAGGGGGAAGTCTAACCGCTTTGCCAATTATTGAAACGCAGGCAGGGGACGTCTCTGCCTACATCCCAACAAATGTCATTTCCATTACCGACGGACAAATTTATTTGGAGACCGATCTGTTTTATCAAGGGATTCGGCCTGCCATTAATGTCGGACTATCAGTATCTCGTGTTGGCTCTTCGGCACAAATAAAGGCGGTCAAACAGGTAGCTGGGAAAATAAAACTCGAACTGGCTCAATTTAGGGAACTTGCAGCTTTCGCTCAATTTGCAACGGATTTAGATCCTGCAACGAAAGCTAAGTTGGATCGGGGAAGTCGTATCGTAGAAGTCTTTAAGCAGTCTCAATATTCTCCCGTTTCGGTCGAATTGCAGGTAGCTGTTTTATGGGCAGTTCAAAATGGATATTTTGACAAGATTCCTTTAGATAAAGTCAAGCAAACGCAGACAAGACTTGTGGATTATCTGGAGAGCAGAGAGCCAACTATTTTAGAGGCTATAAAGACTAAAAAGGCCCTGGACGACGATATAATCAAATCTCTTCGGGGAGCCCTTGATAATTTCTTTCAGAGTCTAGTGGAATAA
- a CDS encoding ATPase, with amino-acid sequence MLFLAQMVTGNVAIGLAALGGAVGVGLAALGAAGAIGRNPGSFGLVFTTALLGMALSEGLAILVFFVVGK; translated from the coding sequence ATGTTGTTCTTAGCTCAAATGGTAACTGGAAATGTAGCCATAGGGTTGGCTGCTTTAGGTGGTGCTGTGGGTGTAGGTCTAGCTGCATTAGGTGCAGCAGGGGCCATTGGTAGAAATCCGGGATCTTTTGGTCTCGTATTTACTACTGCTTTGCTTGGAATGGCCTTGTCTGAAGGGTTAGCCATATTGGTTTTCTTCGTGGTTGGAAAGTAA
- the atpG gene encoding ATP synthase F1 subunit gamma, producing the protein MATTREIRRRIRSIKNTAQITKAMQMVAASKMRKAQQRAIEGRPYQNLFQEIVQSLVPQAGQLRHPLLQARPIQREAVFVIGTDKGLCGPLNTNLLREIQKRHNPNHRYVSMGKKVRNYLALLKGNQGENLLLADFELKDNLSFREAKRIGNFLIEKYLNKEIDAISIAYSHFVNPLVQHPIYRRIAPISQVELTKKDNTQETTPENFVPFNFEPSPEELLDNILPFYIHLEIYQSILDNLASEHSARMVAMKSATENAKSLLQDLSLEYNKARQESITKEILEISTAQYAIG; encoded by the coding sequence ATGGCTACAACTAGGGAAATACGTAGACGAATCAGGTCTATTAAAAATACCGCACAAATCACCAAGGCGATGCAAATGGTGGCGGCATCCAAAATGCGGAAAGCGCAGCAAAGAGCCATAGAAGGAAGGCCCTATCAAAACCTTTTTCAAGAAATTGTTCAAAGCCTTGTTCCTCAGGCTGGTCAGCTAAGGCATCCTTTGCTTCAAGCACGGCCTATACAAAGAGAAGCTGTTTTTGTCATAGGAACCGATAAAGGGTTATGTGGTCCATTGAATACAAATTTGTTGCGTGAAATTCAGAAGCGCCACAATCCAAACCATCGTTATGTAAGTATGGGCAAAAAGGTAAGAAATTATCTGGCTTTGCTGAAGGGCAATCAAGGAGAGAACCTCCTTTTAGCAGATTTTGAGCTCAAAGATAACCTTTCCTTTCGTGAAGCCAAGAGAATCGGCAATTTCCTAATAGAAAAATATCTAAACAAAGAAATCGATGCCATATCGATTGCCTATTCCCATTTTGTTAATCCTTTAGTACAACATCCTATCTACCGACGTATTGCTCCAATCAGTCAAGTAGAGTTAACGAAAAAAGACAATACTCAAGAGACTACCCCAGAAAACTTTGTCCCTTTTAATTTTGAGCCCTCTCCAGAAGAACTTCTGGATAACATTTTGCCCTTTTACATCCATCTGGAAATCTATCAATCAATACTTGATAATTTGGCTTCTGAGCATAGCGCCAGAATGGTTGCTATGAAAAGTGCAACAGAAAATGCTAAAAGTTTATTACAGGATTTATCTTTGGAATATAACAAAGCTAGACAGGAATCGATTACAAAAGAAATTTTAGAAATTTCAACAGCACAATACGCGATTGGATAA
- a CDS encoding pseudouridine synthase yields MVEPIRINRYLASCGLGSRRSCEAFIRSGLVKVNDKIVRSLSVKINPQDKVEINGQILYPLKKDYILFYKPRGFLCSKTGLIGERTIYHILPPSFQKYFYVGRLDKDSEGLILLTNDGLLANKILHPKFHIPKTYLVSLATPFDENSKKALLRGMYMEGKIAKVQDVQIKEKNKLKIILTQGIKRQIRNMLSILGYKVTRLQRISLGPLTLKGLYIGQYRRLTKKEIDLLYAAIEAAQIKQPNSI; encoded by the coding sequence ATGGTAGAACCCATTAGAATCAACCGGTATCTTGCTTCTTGTGGTCTAGGATCCAGGAGAAGTTGTGAAGCTTTTATCCGTTCTGGTCTTGTCAAAGTAAATGACAAAATAGTTAGATCGCTATCAGTCAAAATAAATCCTCAGGATAAAGTTGAGATCAATGGTCAAATTCTGTATCCCCTTAAAAAGGATTATATTCTCTTTTACAAGCCCAGAGGATTCCTATGCAGTAAGACAGGGCTCATTGGAGAAAGGACCATTTACCATATCCTACCTCCATCCTTTCAGAAATATTTCTATGTTGGCCGACTCGATAAGGATAGTGAAGGTCTTATTCTTTTGACCAATGATGGTCTTCTGGCCAATAAAATACTGCATCCGAAATTTCACATTCCTAAAACTTATTTGGTTAGTCTTGCTACTCCTTTCGACGAAAACAGTAAAAAAGCATTGCTGAGAGGCATGTATATGGAGGGTAAAATCGCAAAAGTTCAAGATGTTCAAATCAAAGAGAAAAACAAGCTAAAAATAATCTTAACCCAAGGGATCAAGAGACAGATCCGAAACATGCTATCAATACTTGGCTATAAGGTTACCAGACTACAAAGAATATCCTTAGGTCCTTTAACTCTCAAGGGGCTTTATATTGGTCAATACCGTCGATTAACTAAGAAAGAAATAGATTTGCTTTATGCAGCCATTGAAGCTGCTCAAATAAAACAACCCAATAGTATTTAA
- the atpB gene encoding F0F1 ATP synthase subunit A, translated as MIFWATESLSEGKVEPLVQPAAETLFWIGFLPVTSSMIQTWIVMGVIFLIIRLGTLRLSLIPSGLQNAIEAAVEGLEKLTKGLLEPKVADWAFPLVATYFIFIVFSNITDLIPGVGSIGFGEKDPSRHLPFAIKHTSVPIFRPPTSDANMTTAMALIFFIMSTFWAFRYHHGIKGVLHHIFGVKGGFKGWIVIPLTVLFTAVGFMEIISILIRPVALAMRLYGNIYGGETVLHMMTGILWGLPAVPFYFFEFMVAIIQALIFTLLSIVFTGTLCSHFGEGESKEG; from the coding sequence ATGATTTTTTGGGCTACTGAATCACTGTCTGAGGGCAAAGTGGAGCCCCTTGTGCAGCCTGCGGCAGAAACCTTATTTTGGATAGGTTTCTTGCCTGTTACTAGTTCTATGATCCAAACTTGGATAGTGATGGGGGTGATATTTTTAATTATTCGCCTAGGCACCTTGCGGCTATCCCTCATTCCAAGTGGTCTTCAAAACGCCATAGAAGCTGCTGTAGAGGGTTTAGAAAAACTAACTAAAGGGTTGCTTGAACCAAAAGTAGCCGATTGGGCCTTCCCACTGGTTGCGACCTATTTTATATTCATAGTGTTTTCTAATATAACTGATTTAATCCCAGGGGTAGGGAGCATCGGTTTTGGAGAAAAAGACCCTTCTAGACACCTTCCATTTGCTATAAAACATACCTCCGTTCCCATATTCAGGCCTCCGACTTCGGACGCGAATATGACGACAGCGATGGCGTTGATATTCTTTATTATGAGCACCTTTTGGGCATTTCGTTATCATCATGGGATTAAAGGAGTGCTCCATCATATATTTGGTGTAAAGGGTGGATTTAAGGGATGGATTGTAATTCCATTGACCGTTCTTTTTACCGCCGTTGGATTTATGGAAATCATCTCCATTCTCATACGCCCCGTAGCGTTAGCCATGCGGCTCTATGGGAATATCTATGGGGGAGAGACAGTTCTGCATATGATGACGGGAATATTATGGGGGCTGCCAGCGGTTCCTTTTTATTTTTTTGAATTCATGGTAGCTATTATTCAGGCATTAATCTTTACGTTGCTTTCTATTGTTTTTACAGGAACCCTTTGCTCTCATTTTGGAGAAGGAGAGTCAAAGGAAGGATAA
- the tilS gene encoding tRNA lysidine(34) synthetase TilS, whose translation MQKVLTKKHIQNNPFAESLKSIPEVVLCGISGGVDSIVLLHSLVEAGKKPIVLHFEHGWRKDETLDSKLVEELSKKLNVEFIKKKSEKSFPKTEAGAREERFRFFIDTAQRKNCYNLVLAHHADDQVETFLMQLLRGTGTKGWGMDKISSFGKLTIYRPFLDFWKADIIAFAKKNLYCWREDETNDNALYLRNKIRKELIPFLENRFSKSVKKSLWKFCEILREEKKWLMQLTQEIASGPSLRFSDLEKAPIGKQRLAIGLWLKKRGVADISFEDIESIREMIGKKGKKKCNLSRNLAVIFKNDELVLTHQ comes from the coding sequence ATGCAAAAAGTGCTTACAAAGAAGCATATTCAAAACAATCCATTTGCAGAATCCTTAAAATCTATTCCAGAGGTTGTTCTTTGCGGAATTTCTGGTGGTGTCGATTCTATAGTTCTCTTACACAGCTTGGTTGAGGCTGGGAAAAAACCCATCGTACTGCACTTCGAACATGGATGGAGAAAAGACGAAACGTTAGATTCAAAACTTGTTGAGGAATTATCGAAAAAACTAAATGTAGAGTTTATTAAAAAAAAATCTGAAAAAAGTTTTCCGAAAACAGAAGCAGGAGCAAGAGAAGAGCGTTTTAGATTTTTTATTGATACCGCCCAAAGGAAAAACTGTTATAACCTGGTATTAGCTCACCATGCAGATGATCAAGTAGAAACATTTTTGATGCAACTACTTCGCGGCACGGGCACAAAAGGATGGGGAATGGATAAAATAAGTTCTTTTGGAAAATTAACCATATATAGGCCTTTTCTAGATTTCTGGAAAGCAGACATTATAGCCTTTGCCAAAAAAAACCTATATTGCTGGAGAGAAGATGAAACCAACGACAATGCGCTCTATTTAAGGAACAAAATTCGCAAAGAATTAATACCATTTTTAGAAAACAGATTTTCCAAGTCAGTAAAAAAGTCTCTTTGGAAATTTTGTGAGATATTAAGAGAAGAAAAAAAGTGGCTTATGCAGCTCACACAAGAAATAGCCAGTGGTCCATCGCTTCGCTTTTCTGATCTAGAGAAAGCACCGATTGGAAAACAAAGATTAGCGATAGGGCTATGGCTTAAAAAAAGGGGAGTAGCAGATATCAGTTTTGAAGACATTGAATCGATAAGGGAAATGATTGGAAAAAAGGGCAAGAAAAAATGTAATTTAAGTAGAAATTTAGCCGTAATTTTTAAAAACGACGAACTTGTTTTGACACATCAATGA
- a CDS encoding DUF971 domain-containing protein — protein sequence MIIPQRVEIVGNYLAIQWNDLSESLIALEKLRKNCPCALCQGESTILTKVKAPKIAFGPKSMELKEIRMVGSYALQCLWGDGHQSGIYPFSLLLELGKEKE from the coding sequence ATGATTATTCCTCAGCGCGTTGAAATCGTTGGAAATTATTTAGCCATCCAGTGGAATGATCTCTCAGAGTCTTTAATTGCTCTTGAAAAACTAAGAAAAAACTGTCCTTGTGCTTTATGTCAAGGGGAAAGCACCATTTTGACTAAGGTAAAAGCTCCAAAGATTGCTTTTGGACCCAAAAGTATGGAACTTAAAGAAATACGGATGGTTGGCAGTTATGCTTTACAATGTCTTTGGGGCGATGGACATCAAAGTGGCATTTATCCTTTTTCTCTGCTGTTAGAACTTGGCAAAGAAAAGGAGTAA
- the atpD gene encoding F0F1 ATP synthase subunit beta, giving the protein MKKGKVVQIIGPVVDVEFSDTEVPPIYNALKINYQKEGQPTTLILEVQQHLGDGWVRTIAMSSTDGLKRGMEVEDTGNFISVPVGPQVLGRIFNVLGEPIDEKGEVRAEKRLPIHRPAPSLLDQDIKATILETGIKVIDLICPFLRGGKVGAFGGAGVGKTVVIMELINNIAKAHGGFSVFSGVGERTREGNDLYNEMSEAKVIDLEDLSKSKVALVYGQMNEPPGARLRVGLSGLTMAEYFRDEMKQDVLLFIDNIFRFSQAGSEVSALLGRTPSAVGYQPTLASEMGALQERITSTRQGSITSFQAVYVPADDLTDPAPANTFAHLDSTIVLERSIAEQGIYPAVDPLASTSKALAPEIVGQEHYEVARGVQRVLQRYKDLQDIIAILGMDELSPEDKLTVYRARKIQRFLSQPFHVAEVFTGIKGQYVPISETIRGFKEILEGKHDDVPEGNFYMKGTIDQIRS; this is encoded by the coding sequence ATGAAAAAAGGAAAGGTCGTTCAAATTATCGGTCCGGTAGTAGACGTGGAATTTTCAGATACAGAGGTTCCACCTATCTATAATGCTTTAAAGATTAATTATCAAAAAGAAGGACAACCAACAACCTTGATTTTAGAGGTGCAACAGCATCTTGGGGATGGTTGGGTGAGAACCATAGCGATGTCAAGCACCGATGGCTTAAAAAGAGGAATGGAGGTGGAGGACACTGGAAATTTTATATCGGTGCCAGTGGGACCTCAAGTTTTAGGAAGAATCTTCAATGTCCTTGGGGAGCCTATTGACGAAAAAGGAGAGGTGCGAGCAGAAAAACGACTGCCTATCCATAGGCCAGCTCCATCCTTATTGGACCAAGACATCAAAGCCACCATTCTTGAAACTGGTATTAAAGTTATTGATTTGATCTGTCCATTCCTCAGAGGAGGAAAGGTTGGAGCTTTTGGGGGAGCTGGCGTGGGCAAGACTGTGGTTATAATGGAGCTCATCAACAATATTGCTAAAGCCCATGGAGGATTTTCTGTATTTTCTGGGGTTGGAGAACGTACCCGCGAGGGTAACGATCTTTATAATGAAATGTCTGAAGCCAAAGTGATCGATTTGGAAGACCTATCGAAATCAAAAGTCGCCCTAGTGTATGGACAGATGAATGAGCCGCCTGGAGCAAGATTAAGGGTAGGGCTTTCTGGGCTAACTATGGCAGAATATTTTAGGGATGAGATGAAACAGGATGTTTTGTTGTTCATCGATAACATATTTCGATTTTCTCAAGCAGGTTCTGAAGTATCAGCCCTTCTTGGCCGAACTCCCAGTGCAGTAGGTTATCAACCCACATTGGCATCAGAGATGGGCGCTCTACAGGAAAGAATTACCTCGACGCGGCAAGGATCGATTACTTCGTTTCAAGCCGTTTATGTTCCCGCTGATGATTTGACAGATCCTGCTCCAGCAAATACCTTTGCGCATTTGGATTCGACAATTGTTCTTGAAAGATCGATAGCCGAACAAGGCATTTATCCAGCCGTAGATCCTTTAGCTTCCACTTCAAAAGCACTAGCACCAGAGATAGTCGGGCAAGAGCATTATGAAGTGGCTAGAGGCGTTCAACGGGTGCTTCAAAGATACAAAGATTTACAGGACATTATTGCTATTTTAGGAATGGATGAGCTTTCCCCTGAAGATAAACTAACGGTCTATAGGGCTAGAAAGATTCAACGCTTTCTAAGCCAACCATTTCATGTAGCTGAAGTTTTTACAGGTATTAAAGGACAGTATGTACCTATTAGCGAAACAATTCGAGGATTCAAAGAAATTCTAGAAGGTAAGCATGACGATGTCCCTGAAGGCAATTTCTATATGAAAGGAACCATCGATCAAATTCGATCTTGA
- a CDS encoding F0F1 ATP synthase subunit delta: MKISREAKRQAKALFRFCQNNGSIDEEKLKEILNKLAQEKPRHYLEILEWLKQLLANEVAKKTYVVQSAAELPDQGKSIFEKLEKSFGPALEKKYQICPELIGGVRIQVGCDVWDGSIAYKLKNIETLLSK, encoded by the coding sequence ATGAAAATCAGTAGGGAAGCAAAACGACAGGCAAAAGCACTTTTTAGGTTTTGTCAAAACAACGGTTCTATTGATGAGGAAAAACTTAAAGAGATCCTAAACAAATTGGCTCAGGAAAAGCCTCGGCACTATCTTGAAATTCTCGAATGGCTGAAGCAATTGCTTGCTAATGAAGTAGCAAAAAAAACCTATGTGGTGCAAAGTGCCGCCGAACTTCCAGATCAAGGAAAATCTATTTTTGAAAAGTTAGAGAAATCTTTTGGACCTGCTTTAGAAAAAAAATATCAGATTTGTCCAGAATTAATTGGTGGAGTTAGAATCCAAGTAGGTTGTGATGTATGGGATGGATCGATTGCTTATAAATTGAAAAACATCGAGACACTATTAAGTAAGTAA
- the atpC gene encoding ATP synthase F1 subunit epsilon: MSFTLRLVTPEGVTLSEEVEQVTLPGIDGEMGIYANHEPLITQIAPGELSYTKNGGKKFYLAIGEGFVKITAKDVSILVDMALREEEIEEKKVEEAIARAQAAIKQKLLGEEELAATQAMLLKSMAQLKVKRRRHGTGAPPITPS; encoded by the coding sequence ATGAGCTTTACTTTGCGACTCGTTACTCCTGAAGGGGTGACATTATCAGAGGAAGTCGAACAGGTTACTTTACCGGGTATTGATGGCGAGATGGGTATATACGCAAATCATGAGCCATTGATTACTCAAATTGCACCTGGGGAATTATCTTATACGAAAAATGGTGGTAAGAAATTTTACCTGGCAATTGGTGAAGGTTTTGTTAAGATAACAGCAAAAGATGTATCCATTTTGGTCGATATGGCATTAAGAGAAGAAGAAATCGAGGAGAAAAAAGTCGAAGAGGCTATAGCTCGTGCTCAGGCTGCTATAAAACAAAAGCTACTTGGAGAAGAGGAACTTGCAGCTACACAAGCCATGCTTCTGAAGTCAATGGCTCAACTTAAAGTCAAGAGAAGAAGACATGGCACTGGAGCCCCACCGATAACACCTAGCTAA